The genomic region GATTAATACTAAATCAATGgttacatatattttttttgggttaattataattaataatttgatacatcatgggtttttttaaaattatatgttACTTGTTGAATTATTTGTTTCATAATCCTTTAGCTATTGATGACTACAGTGGCGGACTTAttaaggcgcaaggaggtgcaaCTGCACTTCTCCTTACTCAAAAAAccattgtaggtgcttcaaatGGCTCCTTTGTTCAACTGGTGGTGGTGCACAGTGCACAGTGCACAGAGCACAGATTACCGTATTTCCATTTTGAGCATTtgagtaaatgtctttgtcattttactttcatttattgttattactccatttacttaagtttacaatgtaaataagaatttccaccaaatcaaaatatgaaaaatcgtttttagtgcaaaatacgatttatgctaaaaatgatggcacCTTAAGTCAAAATATACCATAataaaattccataaaatcaagttttcttatttgatgtgtaaggaataaaggCTGctaaaaattatcttgagaaaatgattgtttcgaaaaatatttttcatacttagacaatatttttacataaaacaatttttcatgtatgatatgaatgcatgaagggacctaaggtcaatctaagtaaaaaaaaacctagatgttcaatccacaaagagtttttttctttcaaaattgcaTATTTGCTAAAAAATTCTTGGGTTCGCCAGTGGATGAGTAGTTTTAAATTTGCTATCAATATATATGgtccatttcttttttatataattttgttcAAGACTTGTGACACCTAAAATCTCATACCAACCCTTACAGTGTAATATAAAGTGGAAAAGAAAGATAggaaattattatataatcaCCCTTTGGTCTTGAGGTCTTCTTATACATAGTGCATAAAAATATAGAATCATTTCAAATTAAATAAGTAATTAAATAGCCTCTGGTAGGGGTGTGTATCGTTTCGAAATCAATGTAATTTAGCAAATTTGCATTCGattcaatatatattgaattatgaatttttttttccaatccaatccGATCTGACTAGAGGTTTAAATCCAATATCCGAtccaattgatattggattggatgatcgattttcttaattaaaaaacataattatgaaatatgaaatatttaTCGTTATGTttaataaaatcaaacatttTACTAGACgtaaatgtaaaatataaatgaaatgctagagaaaattgttttgattctataatatattaaatataactCCATCAAATGATTTAAAATGTTCATAACTTTCtcaattacaaacaaaataatctcGAAACTAActagattggattggattctcACAAACAAATTCACCATCCGATCCAATTATGTCTGTTTTGGAAATTAgagatccaatccaattcgccaaattatcaaaattaattaaaattgtatTACATCAATCGATTTGGACAGATTGGATTGAATCTTGCACACCCATAgtctctgtttttcttgatCTGATCCGGGTTGCTAGATCCCTAAACTGTCACAAAAATTAGATTCTACGCCTCCTCCATCTCATCCCTATCCCACTTGGGCTACAACTTACAGGCCTAGTTTATATACAATTGAGACATGTtggtttataattttattgacaccacagaaaaaaaaagagaatccAAAGGATAATACAGCAAAGACAAACCAacccaaagagaaaaataaatcctTGAAAGCAAGCCTGTCTTGTATTGTATGAGCAAAGACATAGGCAAGGGCTGTGAGCCTGTGACAGAATTTGGCATAAGACTGCTACCAAGAAATAACAATTGGATTCTTTTCTTCCTAAACAATTGGAAGAGCCCAGCAGTCTTTTGGATGTTTAAGGTTGACAACACCATCATTATTAGCAAGATTCCGCAGCTTCCTTACAAACACCACCCACTTTGGCGATGTCCACACCAGGCTGTGGCTCCAAAATCTTCATTTGGAGCTCCGGTGGAAGGCTCATGAGGCTCCGTGGGGCAGGCAAACCGGGCCTTTGCGCAAAGATCAATCAGCAATGGCAATGTGATCCCATCCTTCACAATcttccaaaactcaaaaacctCTCTTTCTGAGACTAACCCATCTCTCTCATTCACATTTCTGTTTTCCCAAACAGCTCTGAAATTTCAACACAACCCCATCAACCCCATTACCATTATTGCCACGATTTTGAGTTTCTTCtgctctcttttatttttttatttcgaGAAGACAATGACAAAAACTAAACTCTCAAGATGGGACTATTGATATGTCATCAATGATGTATCGATGTATATGAACAATGCGGTCTTTAATTGAAGACACAGAAATTTTGCCATCACTGAGGCGATAAATCGTCACTTTTGCAACACAAGTACTAGGATGAAAAGAAATATTGATAAATTGACAACAGCTTGTTGACAAGATTTggcataaaaatattattggaACCACACATAGTGCCTAAAGCTGTTTTTACTTGTGGGGGCTTTTCTAACACATGGCTATCATCACTGAACCAGCTTTGAAATGAACTCATCAATGTTTTTGTCTGAACTTCCACCTTCATCCACTGCCTTTCTAGCCAACTTTTTCCATTTGAGGGCGttgattttcatttctttccctctctctccctccattATTTCACTTATGCAATGTTCCACTACTTCTTGTCTCACCTTCCCTTTCTCATCAGATGGAGCTGTGATCCCTATTTTCCACACATCCATAATGAACTTGGCATTGGTTCTTTGGTCAGTCCATTGTGGCATTGCCAACATTGGAACCCCCAAACTCAAAGCCTCCAAAGTTGAGTTCCAACCACAATGTGTAACAAAGCATCCA from Prunus persica cultivar Lovell unplaced genomic scaffold, Prunus_persica_NCBIv2 scaffold_141, whole genome shotgun sequence harbors:
- the LOC18787812 gene encoding UDP-glycosyltransferase 74E2; this translates as MEELAWGLRRSKSNFLWVVRASEAAKVPKGFIEETSEKGLVVSWCSQMEVLVHEAVGCFVTHCGWNSTLEALSLGVPMLAMPQWTDQRTNAKFIMDVWKIGITAPSDEKGKVRQEVVEHCISEIMEGERGKEMKINALKWKKLARKAVDEGGSSDKNIDEFISKLVQ